In Pseudomonas sp. MM213, a genomic segment contains:
- a CDS encoding DUF6162 family protein produces the protein MSTPTTHVVRPAGAGHETLYVLLLCLLILAVAGSVVAWRHESQEISTVSSHQLDARRDLSASEQGIYADLRVTLDEIHLLRQEQQTLPTPEALADEGFAPFAQDASSVSRGAHAWQLLDAKAYFGQSQSSAVAGSFLMRLTADNDAPDIWLNRAADLKAPADVTDAALESAGWQQIVAQFDAGVTRQHRH, from the coding sequence ATGAGTACGCCAACTACCCATGTCGTCCGCCCGGCCGGTGCCGGCCATGAAACCCTGTATGTGTTGCTGCTGTGCTTGCTGATCCTGGCGGTCGCCGGTTCGGTGGTCGCCTGGCGCCACGAATCCCAGGAAATCAGCACCGTCAGCAGCCATCAACTGGATGCCCGTCGCGACCTCAGCGCCTCCGAGCAAGGCATCTACGCCGACCTGCGGGTGACGCTGGACGAGATTCACCTGCTGCGTCAGGAACAGCAAACCCTGCCGACACCTGAAGCCCTGGCGGACGAAGGTTTTGCGCCGTTTGCCCAGGACGCCAGTTCCGTCAGCCGTGGCGCTCATGCCTGGCAATTGCTCGACGCCAAGGCGTATTTCGGCCAGAGCCAGTCGTCCGCCGTGGCCGGTTCGTTTCTGATGCGCCTGACCGCCGACAACGATGCGCCAGACATCTGGCTCAACCGTGCCGCCGACCTCAAAGCCCCGGCCGACGTCACGGACGCCGCGCTCGAAAGCGCCGGCTGGCAGCAGATCGTCGCGCAATTCGATGCCGGCGTGACCCGCCAGCACCGGCACTGA